The Toxorhynchites rutilus septentrionalis strain SRP chromosome 3, ASM2978413v1, whole genome shotgun sequence genome includes a region encoding these proteins:
- the LOC129774252 gene encoding uncharacterized protein LOC129774252 translates to MKCIGWKRANLDFLTQNDNLLWFCNDCMKILDCVKTNGTVPAVQDVLAKKLDDSLKPILTELGEIKTSIVQAQLPSTVTSTVWPNIKRPRAELNVTPTREPTAALRIGTKSSAPTAKTIATVPKPADKFWIYLSRIDPQVSEEDVAMLVQDCLVCSDTVVAKKLVKKETDLTKLQFVSFKIGINPNLKDTAMDPSTWPAGIFFREFEDVRRSQVFRMPSTTKLPRLDPFTPSDARTPQFTQLSNTVAH, encoded by the coding sequence ATGAAATGTATTGGTTGGAAGCGTGCAAACCTGGATTTTCTCACCCAAAACGATAATTTGCTATGGTTCTGCAATGACTGCATGAAAATACTCGACTGCGTGAAAACTAACGGTACCGTCCCAGCCGTACAAGACGTGCTAGCGAAAAAGCTCGACGACTCGTTAAAACCTATTTTAACCGAGCTTGGTGAAATTAAAACATCTATTGTCCAAGCTCAACTTCCCAGCACAGTCACATCAACAGTCTGGCCCAATATAAAACGGCCTCGCGCTGAATTGAATGTAACGCCTACAAGAGAGCCAACAGCAGCTCTGCGAATAGGGACTAAGTCATCAGCACCCACTGCCAAGACTATCGCAACTGTACCCAAGCCTGCTGACAAATTCTGGATTTATCTTTCACGGATTGACCCGCAAGTCTCTGAAGAGGACGTTGCCATGTTGGTTCAGGACTGCTTAGTATGCTCAGATACCGTCGTTGCTAAGAAGCTAGTGAAGAAGGAAACCGACCTGACAAAACTTCAGTTTGTGTCATTCAAAATTGGAATCAATCCGAACCTGAAGGACACGGCAATGGACCCTTCTACCTGGCCAGCTGGAATATTCTTCAGGGAGTTCGAGGATGTTCGTCGTTCCCAGGTTTTTCGGATGCCGAGCACGACAAAACTGCCTCGTCTAGACCCGTTCACTCCATCCGATGCTCGCACACCTCAGTTTACACAACTGTCGAACACGGTAGCCCATTAA